A single window of Xylocopilactobacillus apicola DNA harbors:
- a CDS encoding ABC transporter permease — MKTFKAQLKFDGKRLVFRDYSYQFFTTLMPLAFYLLFTKIFTYGSAAEMKIFNKSYLGSMIIYSVLISAIFGFAQIMRGDRDQGFVDFLSLSPKGKLPYYFSLGFWMIMLSLFSILVLTIAAMIINEIKLTAGQFISLLIIPVIGQIPLLLIGLAMSNISRHETLSVVSNFVTFPMAIISGLWWPLAMMPDWVQKIGKLMPTYFANNILSKVLINQKVELTDFGGIIIWIVLGLILVVVITKLVSKKGVVTSDA; from the coding sequence ATGAAAACTTTTAAGGCTCAGTTAAAATTTGACGGTAAACGGCTGGTTTTTCGAGATTATTCGTATCAGTTTTTTACGACTCTGATGCCATTGGCGTTCTATCTTTTATTTACGAAGATATTTACTTATGGCAGTGCAGCAGAAATGAAAATATTTAATAAGTCCTATTTAGGCAGCATGATTATTTACAGTGTTTTAATTAGTGCTATTTTTGGTTTTGCGCAGATTATGCGTGGTGATCGTGATCAAGGCTTTGTAGACTTTTTAAGTTTATCTCCCAAGGGTAAACTGCCTTATTATTTTTCACTTGGATTTTGGATGATCATGTTGAGCTTGTTCTCAATTTTGGTCTTAACAATTGCAGCGATGATTATTAACGAAATTAAATTAACGGCTGGACAATTTATTTCTTTATTAATTATTCCAGTGATTGGTCAAATTCCGCTGCTTTTAATTGGACTGGCGATGTCTAACATCTCACGCCATGAAACGCTCAGTGTGGTGAGTAATTTTGTCACATTTCCGATGGCAATTATCAGCGGACTCTGGTGGCCGCTTGCGATGATGCCTGATTGGGTTCAGAAAATTGGTAAACTGATGCCAACCTATTTCGCTAACAATATTTTAAGCAAAGTTTTAATAAATCAAAAAGTTGAACTCACGGATTTTGGCGGGATTATAATTTGGATCGTGCTGGGATTGATTTTAGTGGTGGTCATAACTAAACTAGTTAGTAAAAAAGGTGTTGTAACTAGTGATGCGTAA
- a CDS encoding ABC transporter ATP-binding protein, with translation MEYVIETRNLKFSYGKKEVLKGLNLEVAKGEIVGLIGENGAGKSTLLNILLGVLKGSGEIKVFNSQPGILSNKEKIGSMLQGDMRIKKINVEEMLMEAAAQYETVLPVDRLLEIIGLANERKQLLTSLSGGQMRRVTFGIALIGDPELLFLDEPTAGMDASARQQFWQRITDLKMQGKTIVITSHYLEEIQQAASRLLILQGGGFSFQGTLAELQAQHHETTIIFKTELQSKAFRDLSAVEKVTQHDQQIELISSDGDLTLKSLVPVFDRIEEIKVERQSLEEIFVKMTAKEQIK, from the coding sequence TTGGAATATGTTATTGAAACTCGCAACTTAAAATTTAGTTATGGGAAAAAAGAAGTTTTAAAAGGTCTTAATCTTGAAGTTGCCAAAGGTGAAATTGTTGGTCTGATTGGTGAAAACGGTGCTGGTAAATCAACACTTCTTAATATTTTGTTAGGAGTGTTGAAAGGAAGCGGTGAAATAAAAGTTTTTAATTCGCAGCCGGGAATCTTAAGCAATAAAGAAAAAATCGGTTCAATGCTTCAAGGCGATATGCGGATAAAAAAGATTAACGTTGAAGAAATGTTAATGGAGGCAGCTGCCCAATACGAAACCGTCCTTCCAGTCGATCGCCTCCTTGAAATCATTGGTCTAGCAAATGAACGAAAACAACTGCTGACGAGTCTTTCAGGCGGTCAAATGCGCCGAGTGACCTTTGGCATCGCTTTGATTGGTGATCCAGAACTTTTATTTCTTGATGAACCGACGGCAGGAATGGACGCGAGTGCCCGACAACAGTTTTGGCAAAGAATAACTGATCTAAAGATGCAAGGGAAAACAATCGTAATTACGAGTCATTACTTAGAAGAAATTCAGCAAGCAGCATCAAGGCTTTTGATCCTGCAAGGCGGCGGCTTTAGTTTTCAAGGAACATTGGCTGAATTACAAGCACAGCATCATGAAACGACAATTATTTTTAAAACAGAGCTTCAATCGAAGGCTTTTCGAGATTTATCAGCGGTTGAAAAGGTGACACAACACGATCAGCAAATTGAGTTAATAAGCAGTGATGGGGATTTGACTCTTAAGTCTTTAGTTCCAGTCTTTGATCGGATTGAAGAAATCAAAGTGGAGCGACAGTCATTAGAAGAAATATTTGTGAAAATGACTGCAAAGGAGCAGATCAAATGA
- a CDS encoding AAA family ATPase — MANTIHVGKGSDKYEFKEAVEASESGDTILIDPGVYNEVYYTIYGLNFKGLGNNASDVVLNTSLCVDSNCYLSLENLTINSIPNQNALVVSDNAQFEAKEVMFKSSDPRNPTVAVMDNAQCTLNYCEVRSIQPTISLYVNNAKVVNIENSIVYTLSAAASTINVNVAKLDYMHLENNSNFSAEEIHFTNQYDEKISAVDSKILINTVKLPFGSSTFNLENASVAVADNNAGTFNRLNVNSDQQSSIDIKNVRMQNTHPQKPQERPHPPKEKASNQSALDELNELIGLDEVKHQVDSFIKMAIFNTKRVQQGLNPFELSLNSMFLGNPGTGKTTVARIVAKAMYENNVLPTDNYVEVSRADLVAEYIGQTEAKTQKIVESAMGGVLFIDEAYTLIKSQDGTDYGKDAVEVLLKYMEDQRSKLMIIFAGYTKEMNDFLEINPGLKSRIPNVFTFEDYSPAEIEEIGINYLHQAGLTFDEDYYRRALRKSYSIDYDGSNARWVRNFNEKLIRILAESGHSLTEISNDNIDQLSLKTKENNVEAILRELDDLVGLASVKKFVHETVKQAAVDQKLADHLPEEERPSYHMVFEGEPGTGKTTVARIIAKLFSGLGILPKDTVLEVSRADLIAEYEGQSEIKTKKVIRDAMGGVLFVDEAYQLNGAGKEDYGKVVIETFITELENNREKFITIFAGYTKEMEEFLGTNPGLRSRIPLKIEFDSYSPEDIAEIVTRQITKNWQVNVDLLKSIVTQKYANLPVSDQSNGRWARNYSEQLIKNHKIWLADHPEVTNFTQISDEVLTNN; from the coding sequence ATGGCAAATACGATTCACGTAGGCAAAGGATCTGACAAATACGAATTTAAAGAAGCAGTTGAAGCTTCTGAGAGTGGCGATACTATTCTCATTGATCCTGGTGTTTATAACGAGGTTTACTATACCATTTACGGTTTAAACTTTAAAGGTCTTGGAAACAACGCGTCTGACGTGGTTCTAAACACTAGTCTTTGCGTTGATTCAAACTGCTATTTGTCGCTAGAAAATCTCACAATTAATAGCATCCCGAATCAAAATGCTCTGGTCGTCTCTGATAACGCCCAATTTGAAGCAAAAGAAGTGATGTTTAAATCCAGCGATCCACGAAATCCAACGGTCGCAGTAATGGACAATGCCCAATGCACTCTTAATTATTGTGAAGTGCGTAGTATTCAACCGACCATTTCCCTTTATGTAAATAACGCAAAAGTTGTTAATATCGAAAATTCGATAGTTTACACGCTGAGTGCGGCAGCAAGCACTATCAATGTTAATGTAGCTAAATTGGATTACATGCATTTGGAAAATAATTCCAATTTTTCAGCGGAAGAAATTCATTTTACTAATCAATATGATGAAAAAATCAGTGCCGTCGATTCTAAAATTCTCATCAACACAGTCAAATTACCTTTTGGATCTTCCACGTTTAATCTCGAAAATGCTTCAGTTGCAGTTGCTGACAACAACGCTGGAACTTTTAATCGGTTGAACGTCAACTCAGACCAACAATCTTCAATTGACATCAAAAACGTTCGAATGCAAAACACTCATCCTCAAAAGCCACAAGAGCGCCCACATCCACCAAAAGAAAAAGCGAGCAACCAATCAGCTCTTGATGAATTAAATGAGTTGATCGGTTTAGATGAAGTTAAGCATCAAGTTGATTCATTTATCAAAATGGCGATTTTTAATACAAAGCGTGTGCAGCAAGGACTGAATCCATTTGAATTATCCTTAAACTCAATGTTTTTAGGTAATCCAGGAACTGGAAAAACCACCGTTGCAAGAATTGTTGCAAAGGCGATGTACGAAAACAACGTTTTGCCCACCGATAATTACGTCGAGGTTTCAAGAGCCGACCTGGTGGCGGAATATATTGGTCAAACCGAAGCGAAAACGCAAAAAATAGTTGAAAGTGCGATGGGTGGCGTCTTATTTATTGATGAAGCTTACACGCTCATTAAATCCCAGGACGGAACTGACTACGGCAAAGACGCTGTTGAGGTGCTACTCAAATACATGGAAGATCAACGCAGCAAATTGATGATCATTTTTGCCGGATACACTAAAGAAATGAATGATTTCTTGGAAATAAATCCTGGCCTAAAGTCGCGAATTCCCAACGTCTTTACTTTTGAAGATTATTCGCCCGCTGAAATCGAAGAAATTGGTATCAACTACCTTCACCAAGCTGGCTTAACTTTTGATGAGGATTACTATCGGCGCGCTTTACGCAAATCTTATTCCATTGATTATGACGGCTCCAATGCGCGTTGGGTTCGTAATTTCAACGAAAAATTAATTCGCATTTTGGCTGAAAGTGGTCATAGTTTAACCGAAATCAGTAATGATAATATTGATCAGCTGTCTTTAAAAACCAAAGAAAACAATGTGGAGGCAATCTTGCGAGAGCTCGACGACTTGGTCGGTCTCGCTTCAGTTAAGAAGTTTGTCCACGAAACAGTTAAACAAGCTGCAGTCGATCAAAAGTTGGCTGATCATTTACCAGAAGAAGAACGTCCGTCTTATCACATGGTCTTCGAGGGCGAACCAGGGACCGGTAAAACCACGGTGGCCCGGATTATCGCAAAGCTGTTTTCCGGCTTAGGAATTTTACCCAAAGATACCGTCCTTGAAGTCTCAAGAGCCGATCTTATTGCCGAATACGAGGGACAAAGTGAGATTAAAACCAAAAAAGTGATCCGCGATGCAATGGGCGGCGTTTTATTTGTCGATGAAGCTTATCAATTAAACGGCGCTGGCAAGGAAGACTACGGCAAAGTGGTGATCGAGACTTTTATCACTGAACTCGAAAACAACCGCGAGAAATTTATTACGATTTTTGCCGGATACACAAAGGAAATGGAAGAATTTTTGGGGACTAATCCCGGCTTACGCTCCAGAATTCCTTTGAAAATTGAATTTGATTCTTATTCGCCAGAAGACATCGCGGAGATTGTGACCCGCCAAATTACCAAAAATTGGCAAGTCAACGTTGATCTTTTGAAATCGATTGTTACTCAAAAATACGCTAATCTGCCCGTTAGCGATCAGAGTAATGGTCGTTGGGCCAGAAATTATTCCGAACAATTAATTAAAAATCACAAAATTTGGCTGGCTGATCACCCGGAAGTTACGAACTTCACCCAAATTTCTGATGAAGTTTTAACTAATAACTAA